The window TTCCGAATTCCGCATTCGCTTCAAGCTGTACCTCGAACAAAGCGAAGTGCTGCCGACCGATTCCGGCGCCGGTGAGATCATCAGTTTTTTTAAAAGCGTCAACAACGACGAATTCAATCAGCTTATCGATCAGGCGGTGCGGCATATCTCCGCCGCCGAGCGCATTATTTTTGTCGGCATCAGCACCTCGGGTGCGCTGGGGAAATATGGCGCGCGTTTCTTTTCCAACGTGGGAAAATTCAGCACCCACATCGACGACCCTTATTACCCGGTAAACAGCGACATGTATAAAAACGCCGTGGCGATCGTGCTGTCGGTGTCTGGCGAAACCGAAGAGATCCTGCGGCTGGCCAGCCAGTTCAGCCTGCACCACTGCAAAATCATCAGCATCACCAATAACGAAACCTCTTCACTGGCGCGGCTGGCGGACTTCAACCTCTCCTATCACGTGCCCCAGTACCTGATCGGCGGCCAGCACAATATCACCACCCAAATACCCGTTATTTACATTATTGAAACCATCGGAAAACGCCTGGGATCAATTAACTCGGCAAAATAAAACAGCCTGTTTTTTTAATGTGACAAATTACCCGGCGCGCTGATTTGTTATATCGTGACAATCTTTTCGGTGTTGTTAGTATATTATCCGTCGCTAGCAAACTAGCCCTTCATTAATAAACTAATGAGAACCAGACGATGAAACAGCAACGGTTGCCGAAAGATTTTCTGTGGGGGGGCGCGGTGGCCGCGCACCAGGTTGAAGGGGGTTGGGATCAGGGCGGCAAAGGCCCAAGCATCGCCGACGTGCTGTCCGGCGGCGCGCACGGCGTAGACCGCGTGATGACCGACGGCGTGCTCGACGGCTACCGTTACCCCAACCACCAGGCGGTGGATTTCTACGGCCGCTATAAGCAGGATATCGCGCTGTTCGCCGAAATGGGCTTCAAATGCTTCCGCACCTCGATCGCCTGGACGCGCATATTCCCGTTGGGCGACGAACCGGAGCCGAATGAAGCCGGCCTGCAGTTTTACGACGATCTGTTCGACGAACTGCTGAAGCACGGCATCCAGCCGGTGATCACCCTGTCCCACTTCGAAATGCCTTACCATCTGGTGAAAGCCTATGGCGGCTGGAAGAACCGCCAGGTGGTGGAGTTCTTTGTGCGCTTCAGCGAGGTGGTGATGCGCCGCTATCGGCACAAAGTGAAATACTGGATGACCTTCAACGAGATCAACAACCAGAGCAACTACCAGTATCCGCTGTTCGGCTACTGCTGCTCCGGCGTGGATTACACCAGGGAAGAGAATCCGGAGCAGGCGCTGTACCAGGTCTTGCACCACCAGTTCGTCGCCAGCGCGCAGGTGGTCAAGCTCGGCCATCAGATCAACCCTGAGTTCAAAATCGGCTGCATGTTGGCCTGCGTGCCCTTCTACCCATACTCCTGCAAACCGGACGACGTGATGTACGCCGTCGAGGCGATGCATCAGCGCTACCTGTATACCGACGTGCAGGTGCGCGGCTACTATCCGTCCTACCTGCTGCGCGACTGGGAGCGCAAAGGGCTGCAGATTGAGATGCAGCCGCAGGATGCGCAAATTCTGCGCGAAGGCTGCACCGACTACATCGGCTTCAGCTATTACATGAGCAACGCGCTGCAGGCCGACGCGGCCAGCAACAGCGACGGCATGTTCGGCTTCCCCGGCAACGTGGCCAACCCGCACGTCAAGGCTTCCGACTGGGGCTGGCAAATTGACCCGGTCGGGCTGCGCTACTCGCTGAATGTGCTGTATGAGCGCTATCAGAAGCCGCTGTTTATCGTCGAAAACGGCTTCGGCGCGTTCGACAAGGTGGAGGCCGACGGCCAGATCAACGACGACTATCGCATCGACTACCTGCGCGCCCATATCGAAGAGATGAAGAAGGCGGTGATCGAAGACGGCGTGGATCTGATCGGCTACACCCCCTGGGGCTGCATCGACTGCGTGTCTTTCACCACCGGCGAATACGGCAAGCGCTATGGGTTTATCTACGTCGATAAACACGACGACGGCACCGGCTCCCTCGCGCGTTCGCGCAAGAAGAGCTTTGACTGGTACCGCAGCGTGATCGCCAGCAACGGCGAGCAGCTGTAAGCGCAGATCCCTGCCTGGGGGCGAAGTTCGCCCCCTTTTCCTTTTTCACGCCCCATTCCCCCTCGGAAAACACCTGCGGAGTCAGACGCTTTTCACCGCATCAATGCTTGCCGGCGCTGCCTGGCGGTTGTAGCCTCTGGCGCCCTTGGCAAAGATAGCGCAGGCGGTGATGACTGCGGGAATGGCGAGGATGGCGAAGATCTGATCGAACCCCCAGCCCAGCGCCAGCATCTCCGCCCCGGCAAAGGCGCTGAGAATGGCGCCGATGCGCCCTACGCCGTGCATCCAGCTGGAACCGGTGGCGCGCGCTTCAGTGGGGTAATAACGCGCCGACAACGCATTCATGCCGGTATTGGCGCCGTTGAGGCAGAAGCCGCAGGCCAGCGCCACGCCCCCCAGCAAGAGGCCGTTGTGGGCAGACAGGCCAATCGTCAGCGTCAGGCCGGCGCCCAGCAAATAGATGGCGCCCAATGCCCGGTGCGGGTTGATGCGATCCATCAGCCAGCCGGCAAACAGCGAGCCCAAAGTGCCGCCAGCCTGGTACAAGGCGGTGATCACCGCCGCCTGCGCCACGCTCAGGCCAATCCCCTTCACCAGCGTCGGCAGCCAGCTGCCCAGCAGGTAAACCAGAAACAGCGCCATAAAGTAGCTCAGCCACAGCATCAGGCTGCCGAACAGATACTGCCGCGACAGGACGATTTGCACCGCGCCTTTGCCGGGCGTCGTCAACGGCGGCAGCGTATAACGCGTCCCGGCGTGGGTGCTGCCCGGCGCCAACTTTTCAACGATCTTGCCGATGCGCGCCGCGCTGGCGCGCCTGGCGACCAAAAAACGCACCGACTCGGGCAACTTGGCCAACAGCAGCGGCACGCAGAGCAGCGGCAGCACCCCGCCGAGTAGCAATAATGCATGCCATCCCCAACGCGGAATGAGCCAGGAGGCGGCAAAGCCGCCCAGCGCCGCGCCGAAGGTGAAGCCGCAGAACACTACGGTGATAATAAACGAGCGTTTCTTTTCCGGCGCGTACTCCGAGATCAGCGTGCCGACGTTCGGCATCGCCGCGCCCAGCCCCAGGCCGGTCATAAAGCGGAAGAAAACCATCTGTTCGATATTTTGCGAAAGCGCGGTGGCCAGCGTCCACAGCCCGAAGAAAAATACGCTGTTGATGATGATCGCCCGGCGCCCCAGCCAGTCCGCCAATGGGCCGGACAGCAAGGCGCCGAGGGTCAGGCCTATCAAGGCGGCGCTGATCGCCAGACCCAGCTGTGAATTGCCCACGCCCCATTCGTTTTTCAACTCCGGCGCGATAAAGCCCATCAGCGTGATGTCGAAACCATCCAGCGCGATAACGATAAACCCCAGCAGCACGATCAGCTTTTGATAACCGCCCAGCGGGCGATCGTTGATCAACGCTCGAACATCAATTTCTTCATTGGCAGCCACAATATGCGTTCTCCTCCGTGGATTTGTGGGCGACGCCTGGCCTGGCGGGCCGGCAGCGGAGGACTACTATAATCCAGATGGCTATCGAACCTGAGGGTACGTTTCATTTAATATGAAAATAGTAAATAGGCGAAATTGGGTGACACAAACAGCTGCCGCGGCGGCAAATCTAGCGATATAGCGCAGGAGTCGCGGCATGAATATGGCGATAAATAGCGCGTTAGGGCTGCGTCATTAGCCGGATGTCGCCGAATTTTCATTGCCGATTCACCGAGCGGCCTGCGCCGCGGCCAGATATTTCGCCATCTCCACCGCAGGCACCATACCGCCGCCGGTAGCCCACACCAGGTGGGTGGCGCGCGCCATGTCCCCGGCGTTCAGCCCCCGCTCGCTTAGCCAGGCCGGGTGGCCCGCCACCCGCCACGGGCCCGCCATACCGGCCAGCGCGGAAGGCTCCAGCTGAATATGCTCCTGCTCATCCAGTATCCCCAGCAGTGCGAACATCTCATCGTCGTCAAGGGTGTAGAACCCACTCAGCAAACGCTCCATCGCCCGGCCGACAAAGCCGGAGGCGCGGCCCACCGCCAGCCCGTCGGCCGCGGTGTGGTTGTCGATGCCGAGATCCTGCACCGCAATGCCGTCGTGCAGCCCGCTGTATACCCCAAGCAGCATGCAGGGGGAATGGGTCGGTTCGGCGAAAATACAGTGAACGTGATCGCCAAACGCCAGCTTCAGCCCAAAGGCCACCCCGCCCGGACCACCGCCGACGCCGCACGGCAGGTAAACAAACAGCGGGTGTTGTGCGTCCACCTGAATCCCCTGCTGCTCGAACTGGCGCTTCAAACGGCCGCCGGCCACCGCATAGCCGAGAAACAGGGTTTTCGAGTTTTCATCGTCGATAAAGAAACAGTTCGGATCGCCCGCCGCCTGCCGCCGCCCTTGTTCGACGGCGACGCCGTAGTCTTCGGCGTACTCCACCACGGTTACGCCGTTGTCGCGCAGCGTCTGTTTTTTCCATTCGCGCGCGTCGGCCGACATGTGCACGCTGACGTTAAAGCCCAACCGGGCGCTGATGATACCGATCGACATCCCCAGATTGCCGGTCGAGCCGACGGCGATGCGATACTGGCCGAAAAATTCAGGAAACGGCGCCGAAAACAGCCTGGCGTAATCGTCGGTCACCTGCAGCAATCCGGCCGCCAGCGCCAGCTTCTCGGCGTGCGCCAGCACCTCGTAAATACCGCCGCGCGCCTTGATGGATCCGGAAATCGGCAAATGGCTGTCTTTTTTCAGCAGCAAACGCCCCGGCAGCGGCAGGCCGTAACGCGCGTTCAGCGCCTGCTGCATGGCGGGAATGGCGACCAGCTCAGACTCAATCACCCCATGGGCGGCCCGCGTTTCGGGAAAGGCGGCGCTCAGATAAGGGGCAAAGCGCGCCAGGCGCCGCTCCGCGTCGGCCACATCCTCCGCGCTCAACCCAACGTGGGGCAAGCCGGCCTGGAGCGTGGTCGCACGCGGGTTAAACCAGGTCAGGGGTTGCAATGCCGCCATCTGTTGCAGCAGCGGATGTTGCGCCACCCATTGTCGAATCTGTGTTTTTTGCATGAGTTATCTCTGTTATTCATCGCGTTACCATCATCGCTCAAGATGCCGTGAACGCCATTGGCTGACAAATGATAATAACTCACCTTAGCATGCAGCAGATTAATGCAAGGA is drawn from Serratia entomophila and contains these coding sequences:
- a CDS encoding MurR/RpiR family transcriptional regulator, yielding MFTHKAIAELNALELMVYNYASKNKNQVMYMTIRELAEAAGVSTTTVLRFCKKMGCDGYSEFRIRFKLYLEQSEVLPTDSGAGEIISFFKSVNNDEFNQLIDQAVRHISAAERIIFVGISTSGALGKYGARFFSNVGKFSTHIDDPYYPVNSDMYKNAVAIVLSVSGETEEILRLASQFSLHHCKIISITNNETSSLARLADFNLSYHVPQYLIGGQHNITTQIPVIYIIETIGKRLGSINSAK
- a CDS encoding 6-phospho-beta-glucosidase, with the protein product MKQQRLPKDFLWGGAVAAHQVEGGWDQGGKGPSIADVLSGGAHGVDRVMTDGVLDGYRYPNHQAVDFYGRYKQDIALFAEMGFKCFRTSIAWTRIFPLGDEPEPNEAGLQFYDDLFDELLKHGIQPVITLSHFEMPYHLVKAYGGWKNRQVVEFFVRFSEVVMRRYRHKVKYWMTFNEINNQSNYQYPLFGYCCSGVDYTREENPEQALYQVLHHQFVASAQVVKLGHQINPEFKIGCMLACVPFYPYSCKPDDVMYAVEAMHQRYLYTDVQVRGYYPSYLLRDWERKGLQIEMQPQDAQILREGCTDYIGFSYYMSNALQADAASNSDGMFGFPGNVANPHVKASDWGWQIDPVGLRYSLNVLYERYQKPLFIVENGFGAFDKVEADGQINDDYRIDYLRAHIEEMKKAVIEDGVDLIGYTPWGCIDCVSFTTGEYGKRYGFIYVDKHDDGTGSLARSRKKSFDWYRSVIASNGEQL
- a CDS encoding MFS transporter translates to MAANEEIDVRALINDRPLGGYQKLIVLLGFIVIALDGFDITLMGFIAPELKNEWGVGNSQLGLAISAALIGLTLGALLSGPLADWLGRRAIIINSVFFFGLWTLATALSQNIEQMVFFRFMTGLGLGAAMPNVGTLISEYAPEKKRSFIITVVFCGFTFGAALGGFAASWLIPRWGWHALLLLGGVLPLLCVPLLLAKLPESVRFLVARRASAARIGKIVEKLAPGSTHAGTRYTLPPLTTPGKGAVQIVLSRQYLFGSLMLWLSYFMALFLVYLLGSWLPTLVKGIGLSVAQAAVITALYQAGGTLGSLFAGWLMDRINPHRALGAIYLLGAGLTLTIGLSAHNGLLLGGVALACGFCLNGANTGMNALSARYYPTEARATGSSWMHGVGRIGAILSAFAGAEMLALGWGFDQIFAILAIPAVITACAIFAKGARGYNRQAAPASIDAVKSV
- a CDS encoding D-serine ammonia-lyase, whose product is MQKTQIRQWVAQHPLLQQMAALQPLTWFNPRATTLQAGLPHVGLSAEDVADAERRLARFAPYLSAAFPETRAAHGVIESELVAIPAMQQALNARYGLPLPGRLLLKKDSHLPISGSIKARGGIYEVLAHAEKLALAAGLLQVTDDYARLFSAPFPEFFGQYRIAVGSTGNLGMSIGIISARLGFNVSVHMSADAREWKKQTLRDNGVTVVEYAEDYGVAVEQGRRQAAGDPNCFFIDDENSKTLFLGYAVAGGRLKRQFEQQGIQVDAQHPLFVYLPCGVGGGPGGVAFGLKLAFGDHVHCIFAEPTHSPCMLLGVYSGLHDGIAVQDLGIDNHTAADGLAVGRASGFVGRAMERLLSGFYTLDDDEMFALLGILDEQEHIQLEPSALAGMAGPWRVAGHPAWLSERGLNAGDMARATHLVWATGGGMVPAVEMAKYLAAAQAAR